The genomic DNA GACCTTCCTGTTTCTTGATGAAGTGGCCTACAAGGAAGACTTCAGCCTACAGCTAAAAAACCTCTATGATACATTCAATGTCAAGATCTATGCCTCTTCTTCAGCCTCAGTGCTTAAAGACGAAAAGGCGCATCTTACGGGAAGAGAAAGGATGATCGAGATCTTACCCCTTGATTTCCATGATTTTTTGAAATTTAAAAACCTTTCCATAAAAAAGGCCGACCGCCATCTCCTTGAATCAGCATTTCTGGAATACATGGAGACGGGCGGGATGCCGGAATACGTCCTTACAGGCGACCCTGAATACATTAAACAATTGGTTGATGATATAATCTATAAGGACATCATCAGCCGCTACAAAATCAAGGATGAAACCGCGGTGAGAGACTTTTTCCGTCTCCTTATGGAAAGGGCAGGAAAGCAATTGACCCTCAACAAGATTTCCAAGATTCTGGGAATGAGCGTTGATACGGCCAGGAGATTTCTAAACTATTTTTCAAGCACCTACATTATTTATACCGTGGAAAGATGCGGCAAGCTAAATGAAAGGCTAAAATCCCCCAAAAAGGTTTATGCAGGCGACATAGGCATACGTAATGCCGTAACCGGCATGAGAGATCTAGGGGCCATCTTCGAGAACCTGGTCTTTTTTGCCATAATGCACAAAAGGCCGTGCTATCTTTTGAAAAATGGGGTGGAAATCGACTTTTTCACTGAAGACAGATGGCTGATTGAGGCAAAATACGGCCAGAAGCTGACTCAAAAGCAGGCCAAGCTCTTTGAATCCGTGGATGCAAAAGGCCGTCTAGTGGTTGACTCATTGGAGGGGCTTCAAGAGCTCTACAAGCTACTGGGGCGCCACTATGGCGCATAAAAAGTGGAACCTAAATCCTGCACGGCAAAAGGGGGCAAAAATTGTTTTTTGAACATTATATTGCTTAGTTGCTTAGCAATAGCTATACTTATAACCTTCACTCTTTTGGTGAAAACCAAGCCTTCATGTCTTTGCCCCCTTTTGCCGCCCTTCGGGATTGGCGATTTTACCCAATCTGCTGCGTTGTCAGGGGCTTGGAATACCTAAGTATGCCTACGCCCCTTCCGCCTTGCATCTTGGGCAAACTCGCCAATTGCAGGATTTAGGTGGAATATAAAGGGCAGGCATTTCTCTGACCTTGTTTTTTACTTCAATGTAATTATCTTGTTCAGTGTGTAAAATGTGTGTTTAATCTTATTGAAGAGGTGTCTGGTTATGTTAGATAGTAAAAAAGTGCGAACAAATGTTTACTTAAACAAGCAGGCAAAGCAAGCCGCACAGGAAGTATTGGACAGATATGGCGTTAATCTGTCTGAAGCCATCAATCTTTTTTTATCCATTATTGCAGAGAAAAAGACCCTTCCTTTTGAATTTCATATCCCCAATCAGACCACCCAGAAGGCCATTCAGGATGTTTTAAACGGACAAAATATTGAAGAAGTAACAATTGAGGATATCTTGTGTGAAGATAAAGAGACATAAACAGTTTATCAAAGACCTGAGGAAAATTCGCCTGACTGATGGCCAGTTTCAAAAATTAGCAAAATGCATAACCCTACTTGCAGAGGGTAAGCCATTACCGGCGGACTTCAGGGACCATGAATTAATAGGGGTATGGCGCGGTTTTAGAGAATTTCATCTGGGAGGGGATGTATTAGTAATATATCGCTCATGTGGACAGGAAATCGTTCTTGTCCGTATTGGCACACACAGTCAACTGTTTAAATAAGAAACCAACAAAGTTCAAAAAAAAGCTTTTTATAAGCGATATAAACGATCTGAGGATAATAACTATGTATAAACAGGGAGATACATGCCCAATCTGCGGAAGAGGCAGTCTCAAGGCAACCAAAAACAAGGAAGAATTTGAATATAAAGGCAATGTTCTTTCTCTTGAGCTTACCTGCTATTCTTGCAAAGTTTGTCACGAAAGCTTTTTTGACAACGAAGAAATGAAAGTTCATCAAAAAACAGTTAAAGATTTCCATCGGAAGGTGGATGGCCTGCAAGTTCACATTTTAAACATTCATGCAAAAGGATGCTGCTGATGATGAGTAAAACAGCTAAAAAAGTTACATTATCCAGCCCTTAAAAACTCGAAATCTC from Dissulfuribacter thermophilus includes the following:
- a CDS encoding type II toxin-antitoxin system YafQ family toxin, whose amino-acid sequence is MKIKRHKQFIKDLRKIRLTDGQFQKLAKCITLLAEGKPLPADFRDHELIGVWRGFREFHLGGDVLVIYRSCGQEIVLVRIGTHSQLFK
- a CDS encoding YgiT-type zinc finger protein — its product is MAHTVNCLNKKPTKFKKKLFISDINDLRIITMYKQGDTCPICGRGSLKATKNKEEFEYKGNVLSLELTCYSCKVCHESFFDNEEMKVHQKTVKDFHRKVDGLQVHILNIHAKGCC
- a CDS encoding type II toxin-antitoxin system RelB/DinJ family antitoxin — encoded protein: MLDSKKVRTNVYLNKQAKQAAQEVLDRYGVNLSEAINLFLSIIAEKKTLPFEFHIPNQTTQKAIQDVLNGQNIEEVTIEDILCEDKET
- a CDS encoding ATP-binding protein, encoding METLLFRFNPWWESYNWPDFVPREGYLKSLLSVQGTRDIILLTGLRRTGKTTLMKMAIQALIRDYGIKPSYIFYCSLDYYGLEHYSIMEIVEEFLKIQKISTSEKTFLFLDEVAYKEDFSLQLKNLYDTFNVKIYASSSASVLKDEKAHLTGRERMIEILPLDFHDFLKFKNLSIKKADRHLLESAFLEYMETGGMPEYVLTGDPEYIKQLVDDIIYKDIISRYKIKDETAVRDFFRLLMERAGKQLTLNKISKILGMSVDTARRFLNYFSSTYIIYTVERCGKLNERLKSPKKVYAGDIGIRNAVTGMRDLGAIFENLVFFAIMHKRPCYLLKNGVEIDFFTEDRWLIEAKYGQKLTQKQAKLFESVDAKGRLVVDSLEGLQELYKLLGRHYGA